The Babylonia areolata isolate BAREFJ2019XMU chromosome 24, ASM4173473v1, whole genome shotgun sequence genomic interval ttacctCATAAGATTCCACTAAAATGTTCTGCCGTACAAGGGACATAACTGGCACAGGAATTCTGATGGAGGGCACATCAATGAAGTCAGCATGGAAATGCTTCAAGCATCGTGCTTCGTGAATCATGTCCATCTGACACACAAAATCAATACGTCCACATGTcaaacaacaaagtcatcctttGATAGAAACATGTCAGTCAGATGGACTTATCCATCAAATATATCAATCACACCTCCTCCCACAAAAagcactatcccccccccccccccacaacccataTCCGGGAGAGTACCAACATGCCCAGAGCCTGATGTGACCATGACTCAGTATGTCCATGGCATAATATTGGGACACTGGGCAGTGAGAAAATTGTCTTTCTTCATTTAGTTTACATTATTTCACAATCTAGTGACATTAGAcgaacctgtttgtgtgtgtgtgtgtgtgtgtgtgtgtgtgtgtgtgtgtgtgtgtgtgtgtgtgtgtgtgtgtgtgtgcatttgtatttgtatttctctttttttgtcacaacagatttccctgtgtgaaattcgggctgctctccccagggagagcgtgttgctacactgagagcgccacccatttttttatattttttcctgcatgcagttttatttctttttttccactgaagtggacttttctacagaattttgcaagggacaacctttttgctgccatgggttcttttacatgcgctaagtgcatgctgcacacatgacctcggtttatagacctcagtttatcgtctcatctgaataattagcgtccagaccaccacccaaggtctggtggaggaggagaaaatactggcaactgtgctgtgattcgaaccagcgtgcttagattctctcacttcctaggcagacacattacctctagccatcactccagtatgtgcgtggttgtgtgtgtgtgtgtgtatgtgagttagtgagtgagtgagtgagtgagtgagcgagtgtgtgtgtgtgtgtgtgtgtgtgtgtacacatgcacacacattttaccattgttcacacacacaccaagacacagacacacacatccctcctccacccccacatccacacacacagtttccatCCCTCTCTAGCTCCTAGAGTCATGGGCAATCGTGCATAACCCTGCCACACTACACATTAACCCCTACCTGTCTGGTCATGGAGAGAGAAAACTGCCGCACACACTGGGTCAGGTTGACCCAGTGAAGGGAGGGGATGATGCTTTCCAAGACCCGAGCCACTCCTTGCATCAGCACCAGTTCACGGGACAAGCTTTGCCGCACGTAAGGGTGGACTACCTGTCAACAACAGACAGCATCAactccacccttcaccacccaGGTGTACCTGTGCACTGTTACATAAGATACGAACCTTGGTCATAAATGATTTGCCATGCTTTTGTTTGATTAGTTATGCTTTTTGGATGATTTGTTGTGGGTCCTCTCTCacttgatctctttctctctctgtgttgtatgtttctgtgtgtgtgtgtgtgtgtgtgtgtgtgtgtgtgtgtgtgtgtgtgtgtgtgtgtgtgtgtggtgaggggtgggggtggggtgtttcacTGCATGATTGTCAAGTGAATGGTGGACTTTGTGTTCAGGCTGTGGTGTTTGCATGCTTTTTCTTTTAGTTTAActtttatgtgtgttttcttttgctcTGTTCTGGGTGGGATGGCAGTGGAGTGTGAAATATTCGGGAAGTAAGGATGTTGATTACATCTATACATGGATTTTCATTGTTttgatccttttttcttttttctttttgcttacaATTTACTTCTTTTGCTTTAGCCCCTCTTTAAGGCAAGGGCTAGATGTAAAGAAGCATATCTCCTTTGTGTAACTGTTATCCTCATTGATAAAGAAATCGTCTtttgcaactttttttctttttccttttcttcatgcTGACATAGTTATCCTTGATGTTTTAGTCTGAATAGTTCTGAGAGATGTTTCAAACATTTCAAATGATTCTACAACATAATAACTAACAGATAAGGGTAATCTAGATATTCACACTACGGCCTTCCTTACAGTGAACTGGAAATACATCAGAAAGACTTCAGTGCAGACACAGAGTCCTCCTGGTCAACAATAAACATGTACTATAATGAATATTGAGAGAAAAGTGTACATGACAATATGGCCTTCCTCAAAGTCCATGAAGGTGATTTGGAGAAGTGCAGTATATATGTACTCTAAGGCCTTCATGACAGTACAGTGAGATGACAACTTGAGAGTGCAATACACATGTACTCTGAGGACTTTGTAATAGtatacaaaggtgattgttgGGAGTTCAGTATATACACTCTAAGCCCTTCCTTATAATACGATAAGGCAATAAGTAGGAGCGCAGTACTCATGTACTCAAAGGCTTTCCTATCAATACACTAAAGCAAATACAGTACTAGACATATACTCTATGACCTTCTTAGCGGTAACACTATAGGCGCTCCAGAATGACTACAACCTCACACAAAGTGCAAAATCTCTTCCTCCTATCCTCCACACCCATATCCAGGTGAACTGGGTCCCTCTTTCCCATATCTGGCAAACCTAGGGCACTCCACTGTGTGTTTACCATGGTTTAAACAAGGACAATACCTTCACTGCTACAGCAATGTAATTTGGGTCGTCTTGATATGGCAAAGTGTTCTCAGCCTCTGGGTCACCGGTAAAGTTGACATCACActcatctgaaacacacacacacacacacacacacagagaactttaATATCATCCTTTTAACTATTTCATGGCACAGAAGGCAACCAGTTCATGAATCCAGATACGAACAACACAAAAAATGTATCAACAAGTACACATTGTGAAGTACCAATaagtacacacacaatgacaaaataGTCAATATACtagcacattaaacacacacacacacacacacacacacacacaaatgcacatgcacatatgcacacacacaccacaagaccaGATGTATGAATGACTCACCTGACAATGAAAATGTGTCTGAATGACTTGGAATCTCCACACCTGCAAGAGTCAGATAAATCAATATATCACCTGTAACTAGTGTAAGAATCACATAAGACAATGTATCACATGGACGAGTCAAATAAATCAAATATATTAAAAAAGATCACCAAGAAAAGTCAAACAGAACAATAGATCAACTGAAAAAATCAAACATATCAACATATCATTTTGAAGAGACAAATATGTCAACATATCAGCTGGAAGAGTACAATTAATATGAACAGCAATAAATTTTGAAAGAAAATTTATAAAACCATGTCCCAAATATAGAAAATAAGTACTATCAAAATTCAGGTCAAGCACTTTTTAACATCATACACATCTTTAGATATATAACACAGGTTGGTGGATCTATCTATAGCTATATACGATGTGGGTGGAGGTAAacacatgatcatgatgatgtcatAATTTCCACTCCCCATTCTGTGTAATGTGTCATGCAGCTGCCTGCCTGTTACTCTGTGTTGTAGGCGCTTGTCAGTCCGTCAGCCTGTCAGACACTTGTCAGTCTGTACGCCATGCACTTTGTTCTTCTGCCAAGCACTTGTGAATCCATCAACCTTTCAGTAATTATCTGACTGCTGATTAACTTCACCATGacttaaacaaataaacaaaaacaaaataaaaaagaggaaaagagagagagagagagaaaaaaacaaaaaaaaaacaacttcaccaTGTGTGATGaatgtaaaaaatttaaaaatccaTGGTTATGGCTGTCAGTTTCAATCTTAATCTGGTGCAAAGTCATtaactaaacaaaataaataaatcaattcatCGATTAAAATTAAAACATCAACTTGCGATCTTTTGTCTCAAACAGTTCTCGATGGGTCTACTGATACCATGTGTGGTAACTGGTATTAATCATAATATTGGCATACTGACATATTTGATGACGGGCAGGACAGAGCAGTGTTGGGTGTAACAGACCACAGCACTATAAACACAACGCTGTGTGTCAAGGGGGACAAACAGTGCTGTGACCTCACTCACCGTCTCTGAAGTATATATCATCCAGAGTGTCACTGTCATCAATGGCCTCCAACGTTTCTGCTGTCAGGTTGTTCATGTGAACGTATGCCTTGTACACCTAAAACATGTATGCACAAGCTTCAAATAAAACATGCATGATTGCCTGAAGGTGcaagcgcacatgcacacacatacacaaatacaaacaaacagctgtcacatgtatacatgtacaaataCTACTTGTCAAATGTAAACCTGCACATCAGTCATCAAAtgcatgtctgcacacacaaGCTGTTAAATGTTTACCTGCACACACTGTCATACCAGGTGTCAAAGGCACAAAATGTCTTCTTGCACACCAGTACAGTGTTTTATACAAGATTTACTTGAAGAATACACTCATACCACTCTGTTCCGGATAAACCCAAACAGCACCACATTTACttcaacagcaaacacacacacacacacataatataatatatatatatatatatagagagagagagagagagagagagagatacataaatatgtatgtataatatatatgtatatatcaaaaTTCAACACCACCTTCACTATTCCTGACTCACCTGAGCAATGCAACCTGAGCCCAAAGGCTGCTGGGTCTTGTCAATCTTGATGACCTCATGCCACTGCTTCCCATATGCCCTCACCAAGACCTGCTCCGTGTGGCACCAGTCGTGGGGCTGCACCATGGAGTGAAGTTGAGAAAACAGCTCACAGAACTCAGGGCTGAACAGATCTCGGCGCGTGCTGGCCCACTGGCCCAGCTTGATGTAGACGGGGCCACAGATCTGGACAGCATGGAATAGAACCCACAGCCACACCTTGTGCAGTCTGGTGCTGAGGAAGGTGAGGGGGTAGAGACACAAGAGGGGGCCGAATGTCAAACACATTCTGACGCACTGCACGTAGAGGAGAAAGCCGGAATGAATCCATTGCTTCaccgtctgctgctgctgctgctgctgctgttgtggctTCATAACTACAGCGTCTTCACACTGTACTGTGATCCTGGGTAAGCAATCCAGAGCCAAACCAGACCCACGTCTGGACTCCCCCCAGTACAATATCAAACCAACCCCAGCTGGCACCAGACAGTACACAAGTCCATATCTTGTCACTGTTCTCCACATGCCACTGTTTTTCTTTGATGTCTGTAACAGTCTGTAAGCCTGACTCTGCAGACATGGTCTGGACTGCTTTGACATGACAGTGATGCCTGATGTCATTCCATGCAATCTGAGTACTTTTGCCAGAGCACAGAACTTGCATGTGTTAGTCAGCATTGTGAGACCTGGTTTCAAAATGTGTTCCATCGCAGAACTGTACCACAGTGTTCACTATGTGCTACCAGTAcaagtcattgaaagtgtgtcatgtgtacacacaatctTTCTCTTTGAAACAAACGGGAACACGTGGTCCTTCAATGTTCTCCTTTCCTGAAATGAAAGGGATGCAACAACAGTGTTACAAGTCTATGGTCATCATACTGCCATTCTCATACCATGGCATTTATAGTTTTTTCCACAGGTGTGCTATGTCATAGCTGATCATTATCACTGTTAATGCTATCATGATAACCGGTAAGTTTTGAATTTATGGTTTCATAGATAGGTGTCATAGATCACAATTAAGTATTGTACCAATGGATTATAATATTCATGTATGACTTTGGATAAGCaagctgaaacttttttttttcatatcacaatacatgtataatatgtaatgaacacaaaaaacaaaaccaaagaaagtgAAAATTGTCAGCAGAAAATGACCTATATTTTGAAAGTAAGATAAAataatgacctctttccacagaaaacagataaaatgatGAACTGGTTTCATTTCTGTACCTTTACAGTTTTTAATGCTTATTTGTTCTCAATCCTAAGAGATACTAAAAATTAtggtgcttgcttttttttctttctttttttattattatttcattttactctctctccctaaaataagaaaaaggaaaatttgTTTTGTGAAGCATGACTCCAAGTTCTGCATCACATGATGGAAAGACAAAATATCCTGTGGAGTGGACACTGATAATATGTAACCTGTTATCctaaatgaagaaacacacacacacacacacacacacacacacacacacacacacacacacacacacacacacacacacacacacacatgggtgcttCATGCATACAAATATggaacaaataaatatgattgtaAGGCCAATAcaaaatgaatcacacacacacacacacacacaca includes:
- the LOC143298693 gene encoding putative aarF domain-containing protein kinase 2 — encoded protein: MEHILKPGLTMLTNTCKFCALAKVLRLHGMTSGITVMSKQSRPCLQSQAYRLLQTSKKNSGMWRTVTRYGLVYCLVPAGVGLILYWGESRRGSGLALDCLPRITVQCEDAVVMKPQQQQQQQQQTVKQWIHSGFLLYVQCVRMCLTFGPLLCLYPLTFLSTRLHKVWLWVLFHAVQICGPVYIKLGQWASTRRDLFSPEFCELFSQLHSMVQPHDWCHTEQVLVRAYGKQWHEVIKIDKTQQPLGSGCIAQVYKAYVHMNNLTAETLEAIDDSDTLDDIYFRDGVEIPSHSDTFSLSDECDVNFTGDPEAENTLPYQDDPNYIAVAVKVVHPYVRQSLSRELVLMQGVARVLESIIPSLHWVNLTQCVRQFSLSMTRQMDMIHEARCLKHFHADFIDVPSIRIPVPVMSLVRQNILVESYEEGQPISDFIPSEEKVCPGLKEKLADLGVDALLQMVFVKNFVHGDLHPGNILVQNADAFTQQTEDSLVMVDIGDVVMTTVAHKDCPVRLVLLDCGITASLEQDDRVKFQQVFTAVVKGQGEVVADLFLEKSHHMQCKDPEAFRRDMAHLVNTARDTTLQLSKLKVSALMSDLFSMLSRHHIQLESNFATIILAMGIVEGLGRSLDPHLDILSKASSVLLGEVFRG